The Candidatus Methanoperedens sp. sequence GGCGCTTCCTATGCCGATGATGATTTCATCTACTTCCTTTGCAATCTGTTTTAAAACCTGGTGGTGCCCTAAGTGATAGGGCTGAAACCTTCCAAGATAAAGTCCACGTCGCATATCATTCTTCAGGCTGAGCTGGCTTTGCGGCTATTTCCGCTTTTTTTGTTTTTTCCTTCTCCGCTTTCTCTTCCTTCCCCACAGGTTCTATTTTTTCTGGCGGCGGGGGTGGAATCTTCGCTAGCCTCTCTCTCCCCCACGGTCTTATGGGGGAATCGCGGCTCCAGATTTCCTTCATGAAGGTACGCCAGTCCCAGCTATTGTGCTTGTGCTTCATGCCGGCCAGTTTTTTGACAATATCCAGTACAATTGGTTTGTCCGAATATTCTATATCAGTAACCTTATTGAGATATTTCTCACCCTTCTCAGTCCTGACGAAGATGGTGCTCCAGCCGTCATCAGAACCAACCGAACCAACGGATATATCTGCGTAATATGAAGTATAGTCCTGGCAGAAATGGCATCCATGTCGTGCCATCGGAGCAACCGCTTTTATGGGCACTTCCTTTGTCTCTTTGGTGGTCTCAACGATGAAATTTCCCTTATGGAAGTTCATCTTAACAACGTCTCTTATATCCACGCCCATTATTTTCGGGATAACTTCGGAAAACATGACCTCTTCCGAGAAACTTTCCATGCAGATGAGCCCGATTATCAATTCGATCCTGTTAAAATTCTCCCTGAACAATGAAGCTCCGTGCACCTGGCACGGCACTCCCACCAGCGCAACTTTCTTATATTTTTTCAGTCCCTTTTGAAATGTGTCTGCGTATGCGCGGTGGATATCCCGCATGCTGGCTACCACGGGCTGGTAGGTATATTTTGTGCCTGCTGCTTTTGTCACATCCTCGGGGCTCGTGAACATCACCACTTTTGTCTCCCATTTATCATTCCTCACAACCCCGAGCGCGCAGTCTATTTCTCCCTGCTCGAGCAGGGATTTCAATATCTGCGAAACAACGGCGCCATCCTGACCGTGGAGCGTTTTGCTCCTGCCGGCTTTCATGACCTTTATGTTATTGAATTCATCTACAGGGAAACCGTCAAGTATGGGGCACACCCGTTCGCATGCATAGCACTGTACACACGGGTTAATGTCAACCTTGAAGGGATTGATGGACTGGAAAAGCGCCTCGGTTTTTAACTCCATTTTCCTGTAACTGTTCTTTTCTTTGGAGATGTCAACAGCCTCGCGCCTCACCACGGGTGCATTCATAGGGCATATGGATTCGCATGTGCCGCAGGAGGAGCAGTAATTGTACTCCCCTACATCCGCGATTTTGGGCAATCCCGCATCTGGGGCATACATACTGCCAAGTCTTGCGAGCACCCGGGTTTGATCTGATTTAAGGATTCCTCTCGATACTGGCACGCCGGGTGTTTCGCTGTGCGTTTCTGCCTGCACCTATTTTCCTCCGATTATCTCTTTGCCTATCAACTTAATCGCGGCTTCCTTATCAGGACCTATCGGAGAGCCTGCCACTATCTGCGTGACGCCGATTTTCTTTAATGCCTCAACCTTTGCCTTGCAGTCGGCGGGTGTCCCGCATATGGAGAATGCATCTATCATCTTTTCGGTAACGAGGTTGTTCAAGCCCGGGAAGTCTCCTTTGGCAATGGCGTCGCCGATTATTTTCTTTGCGCTTACCTCGATGCCGTGCCTCTGTAGAACCGTATCTGGCGAACCTGCAACAATGAACGCAACCACTACTTTGGCTGCGCCCTTTGCCTTCTCGGCATCCTTGTGAATGGAGAAGCATGCGTATGCGCCTACATCCACGCTCTTTGGGTCCCTGCCTGCCGCTTTGGCGCCTAATGCTATTTGTTTTATCGCAAATTCAAAGTCTTTGGGATGGGATGCGTTTATGAGCACGCCGTCAGCTATCTTTCCTGCGAGTTCAAGCATCTTCGGACCCTGGGCGCCCATATAGATTGGGATATTCCCGGTCTTAAATGCAAGTTTTGCGCCGCCTATTTTTACCCGTTTTCCGTCCTGCGAGACTTTTTTACCTGTAAAGAATGCCCTGAGCGCAACTATGCTCTCGCTGATGGTGGTCATTGGTTCCACCCATTCGATGCCCATGGCATCAAAGGTGGCTTTATCGCCAGGACCTATGCCCAGGACTGCGCGTCCTCCCGATATCTCATTGATCGCACCTATGCTCTGGGCTGTGATCGCGATGTTCCTCGTATAGGGATTCGTTACCCCTGTCCCCAGTT is a genomic window containing:
- a CDS encoding Coenzyme F420 hydrogenase/dehydrogenase, beta subunit C-terminal domain produces the protein MQAETHSETPGVPVSRGILKSDQTRVLARLGSMYAPDAGLPKIADVGEYNYCSSCGTCESICPMNAPVVRREAVDISKEKNSYRKMELKTEALFQSINPFKVDINPCVQCYACERVCPILDGFPVDEFNNIKVMKAGRSKTLHGQDGAVVSQILKSLLEQGEIDCALGVVRNDKWETKVVMFTSPEDVTKAAGTKYTYQPVVASMRDIHRAYADTFQKGLKKYKKVALVGVPCQVHGASLFRENFNRIELIIGLICMESFSEEVMFSEVIPKIMGVDIRDVVKMNFHKGNFIVETTKETKEVPIKAVAPMARHGCHFCQDYTSYYADISVGSVGSDDGWSTIFVRTEKGEKYLNKVTDIEYSDKPIVLDIVKKLAGMKHKHNSWDWRTFMKEIWSRDSPIRPWGRERLAKIPPPPPEKIEPVGKEEKAEKEKTKKAEIAAKPAQPEE
- the mer gene encoding 5,10-methylenetetrahydromethanopterin reductase, producing MLNQKQIFQHFYTLKTDHYNNRDVYTTLAVLALNTNRIKLGTGVTNPYTRNIAITAQSIGAINEISGGRAVLGIGPGDKATFDAMGIEWVEPMTTISESIVALRAFFTGKKVSQDGKRVKIGGAKLAFKTGNIPIYMGAQGPKMLELAGKIADGVLINASHPKDFEFAIKQIALGAKAAGRDPKSVDVGAYACFSIHKDAEKAKGAAKVVVAFIVAGSPDTVLQRHGIEVSAKKIIGDAIAKGDFPGLNNLVTEKMIDAFSICGTPADCKAKVEALKKIGVTQIVAGSPIGPDKEAAIKLIGKEIIGGK